Proteins from a genomic interval of Lolium perenne isolate Kyuss_39 chromosome 1, Kyuss_2.0, whole genome shotgun sequence:
- the LOC127304502 gene encoding homeobox-leucine zipper protein HOX8 isoform X5 produces MVGEYEIRAALRGKAAAAVIQICQRASPFGLRLRSWVVVCNQDGFRLCPSSAMTEIHLSLWLSLHMKRPTCRGLSMASQETTDQQEESCRYMERLEVDGNGTGERDVGAYDDEEEEDDDDLAGGGARGGAGGLGEKKRRLASEQVRALERSFEADNKLDPERKARIARDLLLHPRQVAVWFQNRRARWKTKQIERDFTALRSRHDALRHECDSLRRDKDALAAEIRELREKVEINQEIAVKLEQKPSSAAAAAIYKQDGSTDSDSSAVLNEEASPYSGAAFDQHNHPPQPSFTGFTSFLDAPSSALTLSSSFPSLYHGSHFEQDDALLLGAAAADELGGAGLFATHQEHAGGLSWYGGQGW; encoded by the exons ATGGTGGGAGAATACGAAATTCGAGCCGCGTTGCGCGGCAAAG CGGCCGCTGCGGTGATCCAGATCTGCCAGCGTGCATCTCCCTTCGGTCTTCGGCTCCGGAGCTGGGTCGTTGTTTGTAACCAGGACGGCTTTCGGCTATGTCCTTCATCTGCTATGACAGAG atccatctctctctttggctctCTCTCCACATGAAGAGGCCCACATGTAGAGGcttatcaatggcaagtcaagaaACCACGGATCAACAAG AAGAAAGCTGCAGGTACATGGAGCGACTAGAAGTCGACGGCAACGGCACGGGGGAGCGCGACGTGGGGGCGTacgacgatgaggaggaggaagatgatgacGATCTCGCCGGTGGCGGGGCACGCGGCGGCGCGGGGGGACTCGGTGAGAAGAAGAGGCGGCTGGCATCGGAGCAGGTGCGCGCGCTGGAGCGTAGTTTCGAGGCGGACAACAAGCTGGACCCGGAGCGCAAGGCCCGCATCGCCCgcgacctcctcctccacccgcgccaggtcgccgTCTGGTTCCAGAACCGCCGCGCGCGCTGGAAGACCAAGCAGATCGAGCGCGACTTCACCGCCCTCCGCTCCCGCCACGACGCCCTCCGCCACGAGTGCGACTCCCTCCGCCGCGACAAGGACGCCCTCGCCGCCGAG ATAAGGGAGCTgagggagaaggtggagatcaacCAGGAGATAGCCGTGAAGCTGGAGCAGAAGCCGTCGTCGGCAGCCGCTGCGGCAATCTACAAGCAGGACGGATCGACTGACAGCGACTCGAGCGCCGTGCTCAACGAGGAGGCGTCGCCCTACTCCGGCGCGGCCTTCGACCAGCACAACCACCCACCCCAGCCAAGCTTCACGGGGTTCACCTCTTTCTTGGACGCCCCTTCGAGTGCGTTGACGCTGAGCTCATCTTTCCCTTCTTTGTACCACGGATCGCATTTCGAACAGGACGACGCGCTCCTACTTGGCGCGGCCGCCGCCGACGAGCTCGGGGGTGCTGGCCTCTTTGCCACCCACCAGGAGCACGCTGGCGGCCTCTCCTGGTACGGTGGCCAGGGGTGGTAG